From the Clostridiales bacterium FE2011 genome, one window contains:
- a CDS encoding manganese efflux pump yields the protein MQFNFLFVLNSILFGVGLAMDAFSVSIANGLNEPKMPAKRVLLIAGTFGLFQTVMPLAGWLCVHSIAEAFQAFQPFIPWIALALLLFIGIKMILEGRKEETDKAEEEETRLLHGGALLVQGIATSIDALSVGFTIAEYTWVFALIESVIIGLVTFGICIAGVKLGKTVGMKLAGKASIFGGIILILIGLEIFITGVCK from the coding sequence TTGCAGTTCAATTTCTTATTCGTGCTCAACAGTATCCTGTTCGGCGTCGGCCTGGCGATGGACGCGTTTTCAGTCTCCATTGCCAACGGGCTGAACGAGCCGAAAATGCCGGCGAAGCGGGTGCTGCTGATTGCCGGAACCTTCGGCCTCTTCCAGACGGTAATGCCCCTGGCGGGCTGGCTGTGCGTGCATTCCATTGCTGAAGCTTTCCAGGCCTTTCAGCCCTTTATTCCCTGGATTGCGCTGGCACTGCTGCTGTTTATCGGCATCAAGATGATCCTGGAGGGCCGGAAGGAAGAAACGGACAAGGCTGAAGAGGAAGAGACCAGACTGCTTCACGGCGGCGCCCTGCTGGTGCAGGGAATTGCCACTTCCATTGACGCGCTGTCCGTCGGTTTTACCATTGCGGAATATACCTGGGTGTTTGCCTTGATTGAATCGGTGATTATCGGCCTGGTGACCTTCGGCATATGCATTGCGGGGGTCAAGCTGGGCAAGACGGTCGGTATGAAACTGGCCGGAAAGGCTTCCATCTTCGGCGGGATTATCCTGATTCTGATCGGCTTGGAAATATTCATTACCGGCGTATGTAAATAA
- a CDS encoding GGDEF domain-containing protein, with product MLMLRDYLVQNWALILVSLAFLISLRTTAFLDKSFARRMFLLIFEVLILSIIVFIEFEQKDLGIIWKGRPYLIFIRYSAGALLEAQVLYSLVKKYPRIIFIPAIITAVICFISIYTGIITRVLPDGSIQNGPLRLLPFIVPGIYGCFIVYFLYKRTNKQINDLFPVAFFSLALGSMVILPFFIRQAYSQIFCKTISIALFAYYLFSIQNLTRIDSLTGVLNRQACYAELETDPEGITALVSIDMNGLKEINDTHGHAAGDEALTTLALCFTQSAKAHQSVYRIGGDEFLVICRQGSPEEVLQLVERIRKNVSATKYSCAIGYSCAGESRKSVSEMMKESDEMMYAEKASYYQEIGVDRRRN from the coding sequence GTGTTAATGCTAAGGGATTATTTAGTCCAGAACTGGGCCCTGATCCTGGTGTCTCTGGCTTTTTTGATATCTCTCCGCACAACAGCCTTCCTGGATAAATCCTTTGCCCGCCGCATGTTTTTGCTGATCTTTGAAGTCCTGATCCTTTCCATTATTGTGTTTATCGAATTTGAGCAGAAAGACCTGGGGATCATATGGAAAGGCAGGCCTTACCTGATATTCATCCGGTACAGCGCAGGGGCTCTTCTTGAGGCACAGGTTCTTTATTCCCTGGTAAAGAAGTATCCGCGGATCATCTTTATCCCCGCTATCATTACAGCGGTGATCTGCTTCATCAGCATTTACACCGGCATCATCACCCGGGTGCTGCCGGACGGCTCGATCCAGAACGGCCCACTGAGGCTGCTCCCTTTCATTGTTCCGGGAATCTATGGCTGTTTCATCGTTTATTTCCTGTACAAGCGCACCAACAAGCAGATCAACGATCTTTTTCCGGTTGCCTTCTTCTCCCTCGCGCTGGGCAGCATGGTGATCCTTCCCTTCTTCATCAGGCAGGCCTACTCCCAGATTTTCTGCAAGACCATCTCGATCGCACTGTTTGCCTACTACCTGTTTTCCATCCAGAACCTGACCAGAATAGATTCGCTGACCGGCGTCCTGAACCGCCAGGCCTGCTACGCTGAGCTGGAAACCGATCCGGAAGGAATTACCGCCCTTGTTTCCATCGACATGAACGGCCTGAAGGAAATCAACGACACCCACGGCCATGCTGCAGGAGATGAAGCGCTGACCACCCTGGCGCTGTGCTTCACCCAGTCAGCCAAAGCCCACCAGTCCGTCTACCGCATCGGCGGGGACGAGTTCCTGGTCATCTGCCGGCAGGGCAGCCCGGAAGAGGTTCTCCAGCTGGTTGAGCGGATCCGGAAGAACGTTTCCGCAACGAAATACAGCTGCGCAATCGGCTACAGCTGTGCCGGGGAAAGCCGGAAATCCGTCAGCGAGATGATGAAGGAATCCGATGAGATGATGTACGCCGAAAAAGCCAGCTACTACCAGGAGATTGGTGTAGACAGGAGAAGGAACTGA
- a CDS encoding sigma-70 family RNA polymerase sigma factor: MDREGHFLETVRKTRNRMYRVAMSYLHAEADAEDAVSAAIESAWNHLGQIRNPEVLGTYLVRCVINSAKNELRRRKRLVPLEAVPENLTVEKNGDRLFEYICGLEDKYRIPLILKMQERMTEQDIASVLRIPRGTVSSRIKHALKILKDQMTKEGLNHAEE; this comes from the coding sequence ATGGATCGGGAAGGACATTTCCTGGAGACGGTTCGGAAAACCAGGAACAGGATGTACCGGGTCGCGATGAGCTACCTGCATGCCGAGGCGGACGCCGAGGATGCGGTTTCAGCCGCGATTGAATCGGCATGGAATCACCTGGGACAGATCCGGAACCCGGAGGTACTGGGGACCTATCTGGTTCGCTGCGTCATCAACAGCGCGAAGAACGAGCTGCGGAGAAGAAAGCGGCTTGTCCCGCTGGAAGCCGTCCCGGAGAATCTGACTGTGGAGAAAAACGGGGACCGGCTGTTTGAGTATATCTGCGGACTGGAGGATAAATACCGGATTCCGCTGATACTCAAAATGCAGGAGCGGATGACGGAACAGGATATTGCCTCCGTGCTGCGGATTCCCCGGGGAACGGTTTCTTCCCGCATCAAGCACGCATTGAAGATACTGAAGGATCAGATGACAAAGGAGGGCCTGAATCATGCTGAAGAATGA
- a CDS encoding GGDEF domain-containing protein has product MTMLRDYFVQNWALILVSLAFLVSLRSTAFMDKTFAKRMTLLIFEVVFLSISVYIEFALDDRGIVWKGRPYLMFIRYSATPFIDAQVLYTLVKKLRKTIFIPAIVTMAICFISIFTGTITRILPDGTIQYGPLRLLPYVIPGIYGSLIIYILYKRSSKQFNDLIPVFFFAFAMGSGVFLPFIFGPIFSHVFCETIAIALFTYYLFSIQGLTINDSLTKVLNRQACYADMETEPEKITGIVSIDMNGLKVINDTHGHAAGDEALATLALCFTQAAKVHQSVYRIGGDEFLIICRKCTLDDVLQLVRRIRKNVSETKYSCAIGYSCTEGSRKSVNEMMKESDEMMYVEKASYYKVFGKDRRRN; this is encoded by the coding sequence ATGACCATGTTGAGAGATTATTTCGTCCAGAACTGGGCTCTCATCCTGGTTTCGCTTGCCTTTTTGGTGTCCCTGCGATCCACGGCCTTCATGGATAAAACCTTTGCCAAACGCATGACCCTGCTGATCTTCGAAGTGGTGTTCCTTTCCATTTCCGTGTATATCGAGTTCGCACTGGATGACCGGGGCATTGTCTGGAAAGGCCGGCCGTACCTGATGTTTATCCGGTACAGCGCCACCCCGTTTATCGACGCGCAGGTGCTCTATACCCTGGTGAAAAAGCTCCGGAAAACCATCTTTATTCCCGCCATTGTCACAATGGCGATCTGCTTCATTTCCATCTTCACCGGCACCATCACCCGGATACTGCCGGACGGCACGATCCAGTACGGTCCCCTGAGGCTGCTGCCCTACGTTATCCCGGGAATCTACGGCTCGCTCATCATTTATATCCTGTACAAGCGCAGCAGCAAGCAGTTCAATGATCTGATCCCCGTCTTCTTCTTCGCCTTCGCGATGGGCAGCGGGGTTTTCCTGCCCTTCATTTTCGGTCCCATCTTCTCCCATGTCTTCTGTGAGACCATCGCGATTGCGCTGTTTACCTACTATCTTTTTTCCATCCAAGGCCTGACAATCAACGATTCGCTGACCAAAGTGCTGAACCGCCAGGCCTGCTATGCTGACATGGAGACCGAGCCGGAGAAAATAACGGGCATTGTTTCCATCGACATGAACGGCCTGAAGGTCATCAACGACACCCATGGCCATGCCGCCGGGGATGAAGCATTGGCCACCCTCGCGCTGTGTTTCACCCAGGCAGCCAAAGTCCACCAGTCCGTCTATCGTATCGGCGGAGACGAGTTCCTGATCATCTGCCGGAAATGTACCTTGGATGACGTTCTCCAGCTGGTCAGGCGCATCCGGAAGAACGTCTCCGAAACAAAATACAGCTGCGCAATCGGATACAGCTGCACAGAGGGCAGCCGGAAGTCCGTCAACGAAATGATGAAGGAATCCGACGAAATGATGTACGTGGAAAAAGCCAGCTATTACAAAGTATTCGGCAAGGACAGGAGAAGAAACTGA
- a CDS encoding zinc ribbon domain-containing protein: MKNTNPKNEKIGRLIVAGFGVLWTTAAFSITADSPWPVARIVLPAFGILFTIGALLGHSSESSNPGDEEENTTMESPVEQFNPKEMDAPGQTGRKESPIQAPAPQPRQKKYVFCPYCGTAQEEDYKICESCGAGRKEK, from the coding sequence ATGAAAAACACAAACCCTAAAAATGAAAAAATCGGCAGACTCATCGTGGCCGGTTTCGGCGTCCTCTGGACCACGGCTGCTTTCAGTATTACGGCAGATTCCCCCTGGCCGGTAGCCAGGATCGTGTTACCGGCCTTTGGCATACTGTTTACCATCGGTGCTTTGCTGGGGCATAGTTCCGAAAGCAGCAACCCCGGCGATGAAGAAGAAAACACCACCATGGAGTCTCCGGTGGAACAGTTTAATCCCAAAGAGATGGACGCCCCCGGACAAACAGGCAGGAAAGAGTCTCCGATTCAGGCGCCGGCTCCGCAGCCCCGGCAGAAGAAATATGTGTTCTGCCCCTACTGCGGCACCGCACAGGAAGAGGATTACAAAATCTGCGAAAGCTGCGGCGCGGGAAGAAAAGAAAAGTAA
- a CDS encoding DUF1273 family protein, whose amino-acid sequence MTDIYAERYRNLSREEQTCCLTGHRKIPPGEERKIMVRARNILLRLIRDHNVRYFGVGGAVGFDMLAAEYLLNLKAHEEQQIKIISVLPYPAWREREDWTDELRAREEKILQACDKVVYVRQEYEKGVFLLRDRKLVDGSAYCVSYCNQPQTGTAYTVKYALNHGVKVFNASSFNVMTLK is encoded by the coding sequence ATGACCGACATCTACGCCGAGAGATACCGAAACCTCTCTCGTGAAGAACAGACCTGCTGCCTGACGGGGCACCGCAAAATCCCTCCGGGAGAGGAGCGGAAAATCATGGTCCGCGCCCGCAACATCCTGCTCCGGCTGATCCGGGATCACAACGTCCGGTATTTCGGAGTAGGCGGCGCGGTCGGCTTTGACATGCTCGCCGCGGAATACCTGCTGAACCTGAAAGCCCATGAGGAGCAGCAGATCAAGATCATCTCCGTCCTGCCCTATCCCGCCTGGCGCGAAAGGGAGGACTGGACGGATGAGCTCCGCGCCCGGGAGGAAAAGATCCTCCAGGCCTGCGACAAAGTGGTCTATGTCCGGCAGGAATATGAAAAAGGCGTATTCCTCCTGCGGGACCGGAAGCTGGTGGATGGTTCAGCCTACTGTGTCAGTTACTGCAACCAGCCCCAGACCGGCACCGCCTATACGGTGAAATACGCCCTGAATCACGGGGTAAAAGTATTCAACGCCAGCAGTTTCAACGTGATGACGCTGAAATAA
- a CDS encoding rhomboid family intramembrane serine protease, whose protein sequence is MKKKLRLSFNAPAVLTFTALCVIAQLISMLTRGESNRVLFSVYRASLLDPLTWVRCFTHVLGHAGWEHLLGNIMYILILGPMIEEKYGTATTAFIMAATALVIGVINMVFFPGVMLLGASGIVFAFILIASITIREDNTIPVTFILVAVLYLGQQIWQGLFSQDNISQMAHIVGGAVGAVLGFLLGRAKQKRSPY, encoded by the coding sequence ATGAAAAAGAAACTCAGACTGTCCTTTAACGCCCCGGCTGTCCTGACCTTCACCGCCCTGTGCGTGATTGCGCAGCTGATCAGCATGCTGACCCGCGGGGAGAGCAACCGCGTCCTTTTCAGCGTGTACCGGGCTTCCCTCCTGGATCCCCTTACCTGGGTCCGGTGCTTCACCCATGTGCTGGGCCATGCCGGCTGGGAACACCTGCTGGGCAACATCATGTATATCCTGATCCTCGGCCCGATGATTGAGGAGAAATACGGCACCGCCACCACGGCCTTCATCATGGCGGCCACCGCCCTGGTCATCGGCGTCATCAACATGGTGTTCTTCCCCGGCGTCATGCTGCTGGGCGCCAGCGGCATCGTCTTCGCCTTTATCCTGATTGCTTCCATCACCATCCGGGAGGACAACACCATCCCGGTCACCTTCATCCTGGTGGCGGTGCTCTACCTCGGCCAGCAGATCTGGCAGGGTCTCTTCAGCCAGGATAACATCTCCCAGATGGCGCACATCGTCGGCGGCGCAGTCGGCGCGGTGCTGGGATTCTTGCTTGGCAGAGCCAAGCAAAAACGCAGTCCCTATTAA
- a CDS encoding M48 family metallopeptidase: protein METTWNVQLIRCRRRSVGIRIEGTGEIIVRAPLRMPETEIRKVLESKRSWIEKTLQKIKARAQEPKLTEEELSALVKQAKKVIPPRVAERARQIGVTYGRIAIRKQKSLWGSCSAKGNLNFNCLLMLCPEDVLDYVIVHELCHRKELNHSVRFWTEVARILPDYKQPLKWLKNEGQSIIARINS from the coding sequence ATGGAAACAACGTGGAATGTGCAGCTGATCCGGTGCAGGCGGAGGTCTGTGGGGATCCGGATTGAGGGGACGGGGGAGATCATCGTCCGTGCGCCGCTGCGCATGCCGGAGACGGAAATCCGGAAGGTACTGGAAAGCAAGCGGAGCTGGATTGAGAAAACGCTGCAGAAGATCAAAGCCCGGGCACAGGAACCGAAGCTGACGGAGGAAGAACTGTCCGCGCTGGTGAAACAGGCGAAAAAAGTGATCCCTCCCCGGGTGGCGGAACGGGCCAGGCAGATCGGCGTGACCTACGGGCGGATTGCGATCAGGAAACAGAAAAGCCTCTGGGGCAGCTGCTCTGCAAAGGGAAACCTGAACTTCAACTGCCTGCTGATGCTCTGCCCGGAGGACGTGCTGGATTATGTGATTGTGCATGAGCTGTGCCACCGGAAGGAACTGAACCACTCCGTCAGGTTCTGGACAGAGGTGGCGCGGATCCTGCCGGACTACAAGCAGCCGCTGAAGTGGCTGAAGAACGAAGGGCAGAGTATCATTGCGAGAATCAATTCATAA
- the yidC gene encoding membrane protein insertase YidC translates to MQIICAPLGWLMRVAYSLTGNYGLAVIVFTLMTKLVLLPVSLWVHANGIKMVRLEPAVNRLKVKYFGDPDKVADEQALLYKKAHYSPFATVIPVAVQVLLLIGLVQIIYHPDVWLRQPDLNTRFLGFDLSATPTAAGGIHLLIPLLAGLAALILSLCQNKLNPLQASQGKAAQFSSMAVSVGISLVLGFTVPAGVGFYWIWSNLFTIAQQLLLNKLRPPEKEIDWAELEASRKELAAYADTGSETVRSREEKHREKEDYKRFFSVGNKHLVFYSEGSGFYKYFERIMNWILENSKLTIHYVTSDPNDQIFEIAKSQPRIAPYYIGQKKLITLFMKLEADVMVMTMSDLGNYQYKRSYYSKDIKYVYVFHYPLSTHMVLHTGALRHYDSILCVGDFQFEEIRQTEKLFGDPEQELVACGYGQLEKLYDAYQATPRTKRERPKVLIAPSWQADNILDSCIDDLLSELLGKGFDVTVRPHPEYVKRYGDRMNAIVKRYEDYQGGDLFFELDFTGNTSIFDSDIVISDWSGTAYEFVMVTERPCVFVDTPPKINNPDYEKITVPPLEMTLRDQVGIRVKPEALEGLADKIRNLLEDESYSDRIREIREKTIANFGKSGEVGGRYILDQVKKAVQARNQKA, encoded by the coding sequence ATGCAAATAATCTGCGCACCGCTGGGGTGGCTGATGCGGGTGGCTTACAGCCTGACCGGCAATTACGGCCTGGCTGTGATTGTGTTCACCCTCATGACGAAGCTGGTCCTGCTGCCCGTCAGCCTCTGGGTGCATGCAAACGGCATCAAGATGGTCCGGCTGGAGCCGGCCGTGAACCGGCTGAAGGTTAAGTATTTCGGCGACCCGGACAAGGTGGCCGATGAACAGGCACTGCTGTATAAAAAAGCACATTACAGCCCTTTCGCCACCGTGATTCCGGTGGCGGTTCAGGTGCTGCTGCTGATCGGCCTGGTTCAGATCATCTACCATCCGGACGTATGGCTCCGGCAGCCGGATCTGAATACCCGCTTTTTAGGCTTTGACCTGTCCGCGACGCCCACCGCCGCAGGCGGCATTCACCTGCTGATTCCGCTGCTGGCAGGTCTTGCGGCCCTGATCCTGAGCCTGTGCCAGAACAAGCTGAACCCGCTGCAGGCCAGCCAGGGAAAGGCGGCCCAGTTCTCCTCCATGGCGGTTTCCGTGGGCATCAGCCTGGTGCTGGGCTTTACAGTACCCGCGGGAGTGGGCTTTTACTGGATCTGGAGCAACCTGTTCACCATTGCCCAGCAGCTGCTGCTGAACAAGCTTCGGCCGCCGGAAAAGGAGATTGACTGGGCGGAGCTGGAGGCCTCCCGGAAGGAGCTGGCAGCCTACGCCGATACCGGCAGCGAAACCGTGCGCAGCCGGGAGGAAAAGCATCGGGAGAAGGAAGACTACAAGCGCTTCTTCTCCGTGGGCAACAAGCACCTGGTGTTCTACTCCGAGGGCAGCGGCTTCTATAAGTATTTTGAGCGGATCATGAACTGGATCCTGGAAAACAGCAAGCTGACCATCCACTATGTGACCAGCGATCCCAACGACCAGATCTTTGAGATCGCGAAGAGCCAGCCCCGGATTGCGCCCTACTACATCGGGCAGAAAAAGCTGATCACGCTGTTTATGAAGCTGGAAGCGGATGTGATGGTCATGACCATGTCCGACCTGGGCAACTACCAGTACAAGCGGAGCTACTACAGCAAGGACATTAAATACGTCTATGTGTTCCATTACCCGCTGAGCACCCATATGGTGCTGCACACCGGCGCTCTGCGGCATTATGACTCGATCCTCTGCGTGGGCGATTTCCAGTTTGAGGAGATCCGCCAGACGGAGAAGCTCTTCGGCGATCCGGAGCAGGAGCTGGTCGCCTGCGGCTACGGCCAGCTGGAGAAACTGTATGACGCGTACCAGGCCACGCCCCGGACAAAGCGGGAGCGGCCGAAGGTGCTGATTGCCCCCTCCTGGCAGGCGGACAATATCCTGGACAGCTGCATTGACGATCTGCTGTCGGAACTGCTGGGCAAGGGCTTTGACGTGACGGTGCGGCCCCATCCGGAGTATGTGAAGCGCTACGGCGACCGGATGAACGCCATTGTGAAGCGGTATGAGGACTACCAGGGCGGAGACCTGTTCTTCGAGCTGGACTTTACCGGGAACACCTCGATCTTCGATTCGGATATCGTGATCAGCGACTGGTCCGGCACAGCCTATGAGTTTGTGATGGTGACCGAACGGCCCTGCGTGTTTGTGGACACGCCGCCGAAGATCAATAACCCGGACTATGAAAAGATCACCGTGCCGCCGCTGGAAATGACCCTGCGGGACCAGGTGGGCATCCGGGTGAAACCGGAGGCACTGGAAGGCCTGGCGGATAAGATCCGTAACTTGTTGGAGGACGAAAGCTACAGCGACCGGATCCGGGAGATCCGGGAAAAGACCATCGCCAACTTCGGAAAGAGTGGAGAAGTCGGCGGAAGGTATATTCTGGATCAGGTTAAGAAAGCAGTACAAGCGAGAAATCAAAAGGCATAA
- a CDS encoding acyl-CoA thioesterase produces MAEKTTTVQIVMPQHCNGYAKPRLFGGQIMAWIDVVGAVAARRYTGQAVTTVCIDNLTFLKPAYLNDTVVQEAVVTWTGRTSLEVRVDSMVERLDGSRELINRAYAVFVAIDEEDHPVAIPMFIPETTEEKQEYAAAEERRRIRLQR; encoded by the coding sequence ATGGCAGAGAAAACCACTACCGTACAGATCGTGATGCCCCAGCACTGCAACGGCTATGCCAAGCCCAGGCTTTTCGGCGGACAGATTATGGCATGGATCGACGTGGTGGGCGCTGTGGCGGCCCGCCGGTATACCGGACAGGCAGTGACTACAGTGTGCATTGACAACCTGACCTTCCTGAAGCCTGCCTACCTGAATGATACCGTGGTGCAGGAAGCGGTGGTCACCTGGACAGGCCGCACGTCCCTGGAGGTTCGGGTGGACAGCATGGTGGAACGCCTGGACGGCAGCCGGGAACTGATCAACCGGGCTTACGCGGTGTTCGTCGCCATTGATGAAGAGGATCATCCCGTGGCTATTCCCATGTTTATTCCGGAAACCACGGAAGAAAAGCAGGAGTACGCCGCGGCGGAAGAGAGAAGAAGGATTCGCTTACAGCGGTAA
- a CDS encoding aldo/keto reductase produces MTEPFRPNPLRLAFGLMRLPKNPDGSIDIPQVCEMTDHFIAAGGTYFDTAFVYDGGDSEKAFKAAVADRYPRDAYTVATKLHAAIGAVDEASAKAEFATSLERTGAGYFDYYLLHALQRSMYKKYDEYGLWDFVKEQKAKGLIRHWGFSFHADPDLLEELLEAHPDAEFVQLQINYADWENPGVASRKNWEICRKHGKPVMIMEPVKGGILADPIPEVKAVFDGSGADVSYSSWALRFAAGLEGVHAVLSGMSNLAQMDDNLKTFKDFRPLDEKEMELIHKAQQALDADKSIPCTACHYCTKGCPMEIPIPEIFNVINRRKGSPEFRTIREYGIVTAGRGTAGDCVSCGQCERACPQGLPIITLLRKCKAELEK; encoded by the coding sequence ATGACAGAGCCATTCAGACCCAATCCGCTTCGCCTGGCTTTCGGCCTGATGCGGCTGCCGAAGAATCCGGACGGCAGTATTGATATCCCCCAGGTCTGCGAAATGACAGATCATTTCATCGCCGCGGGCGGAACCTATTTCGACACCGCCTTTGTGTATGACGGCGGTGACAGTGAGAAAGCCTTCAAGGCCGCCGTGGCAGACCGCTATCCCCGGGACGCCTATACCGTGGCCACCAAGCTCCACGCGGCCATCGGCGCTGTGGACGAGGCAAGCGCCAAGGCGGAGTTTGCCACCAGCCTGGAGCGCACCGGCGCCGGGTATTTCGATTACTACCTGCTCCATGCTCTGCAGCGTTCCATGTACAAAAAGTATGACGAGTACGGCCTGTGGGATTTCGTGAAGGAGCAGAAGGCCAAGGGGCTTATCCGCCACTGGGGCTTCTCCTTCCACGCGGATCCGGACCTGCTGGAGGAACTGCTGGAGGCCCATCCGGACGCGGAATTCGTCCAGCTGCAGATCAACTACGCCGACTGGGAAAACCCGGGCGTCGCCTCCCGCAAAAACTGGGAGATCTGCCGGAAGCACGGCAAGCCCGTCATGATCATGGAACCGGTAAAGGGCGGCATCCTGGCCGACCCGATCCCGGAGGTAAAGGCCGTCTTTGACGGAAGTGGCGCGGACGTGTCCTACTCCAGCTGGGCCCTGCGCTTCGCCGCGGGGCTGGAAGGCGTCCATGCCGTACTCAGCGGCATGAGCAACCTGGCCCAGATGGACGACAACCTGAAGACCTTCAAGGACTTCCGTCCCCTGGACGAAAAGGAAATGGAACTGATCCACAAGGCCCAGCAGGCGCTGGACGCGGACAAGTCCATTCCCTGTACCGCCTGCCATTACTGCACCAAGGGCTGTCCCATGGAGATCCCGATTCCGGAAATCTTCAACGTCATCAATCGCCGCAAGGGCAGTCCCGAGTTCCGCACCATCCGGGAATACGGCATCGTGACCGCCGGACGGGGCACCGCCGGGGACTGCGTCTCCTGCGGCCAGTGCGAGCGGGCCTGTCCCCAGGGACTTCCCATCATTACGCTGCTGCGCAAATGCAAGGCGGAACTGGAGAAATAA
- a CDS encoding HD domain-containing protein gives MQQMIDAAKEYIRELFAENADGHGLEHALRVYRNAILIAETEPGADKQIVALGALLHDADDHKLFHTENNANARRFLEAQGVGQETADRICEAINAVSFSQNKGKRPGTIEGQIIQDADRLDAIGAVGIARTFAYGGKHGRTPEGSISHFHEKLLLLRDLMNTQKAKELAEERHAFMEQFLQEWDRELGEK, from the coding sequence ATGCAGCAGATGATTGACGCGGCCAAAGAATATATCCGGGAACTGTTCGCGGAGAACGCGGACGGTCACGGGCTGGAGCATGCCTTGCGGGTTTACCGCAATGCCATCCTGATCGCCGAAACGGAGCCGGGGGCGGATAAACAGATTGTGGCGCTGGGCGCTCTGCTCCATGACGCGGATGACCATAAGCTGTTCCATACGGAGAATAATGCCAATGCCCGGCGCTTCCTGGAGGCACAGGGCGTGGGGCAGGAAACCGCGGACCGGATCTGCGAGGCCATCAACGCGGTGTCCTTCAGCCAGAATAAGGGAAAACGCCCCGGGACAATTGAGGGACAGATCATCCAGGACGCGGACCGGCTGGACGCCATCGGCGCGGTGGGCATCGCCCGCACCTTTGCCTACGGCGGCAAGCACGGCCGGACGCCGGAAGGCTCCATATCCCACTTCCACGAGAAACTCCTCCTGCTCAGGGACCTGATGAACACGCAGAAGGCAAAGGAGCTGGCGGAGGAACGCCACGCCTTCATGGAGCAGTTCCTTCAGGAATGGGATCGGGAACTGGGAGAAAAATGA